A single Xylanimonas cellulosilytica DSM 15894 DNA region contains:
- a CDS encoding glutathione peroxidase, protein MGKEIYDIPFRRMDGTTTTLAQLAGDDRVVLVVNVASRCGLTPQYEQLETLQEKYGDRGLTVVGFPSNQFLQELGSNEAIAEFCSTTYGVTFPVMDRIRVNGHRTAPLYEALKKTADAGGHDGRIRWNFEKFLVLPGGTVHRYDPRTLPDAPEIIDEIESHLPA, encoded by the coding sequence ATGGGCAAGGAGATCTACGACATCCCGTTCCGGCGCATGGACGGGACGACGACGACGCTGGCACAGCTCGCCGGGGACGACCGCGTCGTCCTGGTGGTCAACGTGGCGTCCCGGTGCGGGCTGACCCCGCAGTACGAGCAGCTCGAGACGCTCCAGGAGAAGTACGGCGACCGCGGACTCACCGTCGTCGGCTTCCCCTCGAACCAGTTCCTGCAGGAGCTCGGCTCCAACGAGGCGATCGCCGAGTTCTGCTCCACGACGTACGGCGTGACGTTCCCCGTCATGGACCGCATCCGGGTCAACGGCCACCGCACCGCCCCGCTGTACGAGGCCCTCAAGAAGACCGCCGACGCCGGCGGCCACGACGGCCGCATCCGCTGGAACTTCGAGAAGTTCCTCGTCCTCCCCGGCGGCACCGTCCACCGCTACGACCCGCGCACCCTCCCGGACGCCCCCGAGATCATCGACGAGATCGAGTCGCACCTCCCCGCCTGA
- a CDS encoding pseudouridine synthase, protein MRDGLNPTRLVLPHDVESVVRWRTAVEYLEGRFPDDVVRLREKVAAGEVVTGRGVRVDVDTPYEPRGFLYLYRDPPSDEPRALSLAEIEVLHRDENLLVVDKPHLVATMPRGRWVTQTVLVHLRRTLDLPELAPAHRLDRPTAGVLVLTVRASVRGAYQDLFQERRVRKVYEAVAPLPGDGVELPTTVRSRIVKHRGVAPAQEEPGEPNAESRIDLIGRDEGRGLGLYRLEPHTGKTHQLRLHLASLGMPILHDPFWPVLRPDSDGDPATPLQLLARSLTFADPFTGEQRTFASRRRLAEWR, encoded by the coding sequence GTGCGAGACGGTCTGAACCCGACGCGGCTCGTGCTCCCGCACGACGTCGAGTCCGTGGTCCGGTGGCGCACGGCGGTCGAGTACCTGGAGGGACGGTTCCCCGACGACGTCGTACGGCTGCGGGAGAAGGTCGCGGCGGGGGAGGTGGTGACCGGGCGCGGGGTCCGCGTCGACGTCGACACCCCGTACGAGCCGCGCGGCTTCCTGTACCTGTACCGCGACCCGCCGTCCGACGAGCCGCGCGCCCTGTCCCTCGCGGAGATCGAGGTGCTGCACCGGGACGAGAACCTGCTGGTGGTGGACAAGCCGCACCTGGTGGCGACGATGCCGCGCGGGCGGTGGGTCACCCAGACGGTGCTCGTCCACCTGCGCCGCACGCTGGACCTGCCGGAGCTCGCACCGGCCCACCGCTTGGACCGCCCGACGGCGGGCGTGCTGGTGCTGACCGTGCGGGCCTCCGTGCGCGGCGCCTACCAGGACCTGTTCCAGGAGCGCCGGGTGCGCAAGGTATACGAGGCCGTCGCCCCGCTGCCCGGCGACGGCGTGGAGCTCCCGACGACGGTGCGCTCCCGCATCGTCAAGCACCGCGGAGTCGCGCCCGCCCAGGAGGAGCCGGGGGAGCCCAACGCCGAGTCCCGCATCGACCTGATCGGTCGGGACGAAGGGCGCGGGCTCGGCCTGTACCGCCTCGAACCGCACACCGGCAAGACGCACCAGCTCCGCCTGCACCTGGCGAGCCTGGGGATGCCGATCCTGCACGACCCGTTCTGGCCCGTGCTGCGCCCCGACTCCGACGGCGACCCCGCGACCCCGCTGCAGCTCCTGGCCCGCTCGCTGACCTTCGCCGACCCGTTCACCGGCGAGCAGCGCACCTTCGCGTCGCGCCGCCGGCTCGCCGAATGGCGGTGA
- the alr gene encoding alanine racemase, with product MTGVTPFPIDFPARAVVDLEAVRDNVRALRAHAPSSALMAVVKADAYGHGLVPTAWAALAGGATWLGVAQAAEAVALRAAGIGPGDARILTWLHSPGVDFDPLVAADVDVSVAAPWALDGVAAAARATGRVARVHLKVDTGLGRNGITPADLPAAAARAAALVAEGAIHVVGVWTHLAYADEPGHPTIAAQRVVLDDAVRTVEAAGIEVELRHAANSAATLTAPALHYDLVRPGISVYGFSPVPGVATASSFGLRPAMTLQARLATVKNVEAGQGVSYAHRYVTTQATQLGVVPLGYADGIPRHASGGDDGPGGPVYVGGPAGAGIGPAGDGDGGRVVRVAGRVCMDQVVLDLGPYATEQPGDVVTLFGSTDGLAHSASVPSAEDWAAAAGTISYEIVTRIAPRIPRVYVGTEVLGERGTAVGRGRTTPIGDALAEQVGWS from the coding sequence ATGACGGGCGTGACGCCGTTCCCCATCGACTTCCCGGCCCGTGCCGTCGTCGACCTCGAGGCCGTGCGCGACAATGTGCGTGCCCTGCGCGCGCACGCGCCGTCGTCGGCGCTCATGGCCGTGGTCAAGGCCGATGCCTACGGGCACGGGCTCGTGCCGACGGCGTGGGCGGCGCTCGCCGGCGGGGCCACCTGGCTGGGCGTCGCCCAGGCTGCCGAGGCGGTCGCTCTGCGCGCGGCGGGCATCGGGCCCGGCGACGCCCGCATCCTCACCTGGCTGCACTCCCCGGGGGTGGACTTCGACCCGCTCGTCGCCGCCGACGTCGACGTGTCGGTCGCGGCGCCGTGGGCGCTCGACGGCGTCGCCGCGGCCGCCCGCGCGACCGGCCGCGTCGCGCGCGTGCACCTCAAGGTCGACACGGGGCTCGGCCGCAACGGCATCACGCCCGCCGACCTGCCGGCCGCCGCGGCACGTGCCGCCGCGCTCGTCGCCGAGGGTGCGATCCACGTCGTGGGCGTGTGGACGCACCTCGCGTACGCCGACGAGCCCGGCCACCCCACCATCGCCGCGCAGCGCGTGGTGCTCGACGACGCCGTCCGCACCGTCGAGGCCGCCGGCATCGAGGTGGAGCTGCGGCACGCCGCCAACTCGGCCGCCACCCTCACCGCACCCGCGCTGCACTACGACCTCGTGCGGCCCGGCATCTCCGTGTACGGGTTCTCCCCGGTACCGGGCGTGGCGACGGCGTCGTCCTTCGGGCTGCGGCCCGCGATGACGCTGCAGGCGCGGCTCGCCACCGTCAAGAACGTCGAGGCCGGGCAGGGCGTCTCCTACGCCCACCGGTACGTGACCACCCAGGCGACGCAGCTCGGCGTCGTCCCGCTCGGGTACGCCGACGGGATCCCGCGGCATGCGTCGGGCGGGGACGACGGGCCCGGCGGACCGGTGTACGTCGGCGGACCTGCGGGCGCCGGGATCGGGCCCGCTGGCGACGGCGACGGCGGCCGCGTCGTGCGCGTCGCCGGACGGGTGTGCATGGACCAGGTGGTGCTCGACCTCGGTCCCTACGCCACCGAGCAGCCCGGCGACGTCGTCACCCTCTTCGGCTCCACCGACGGGCTCGCGCACTCCGCGTCCGTGCCGAGCGCGGAGGACTGGGCGGCCGCCGCCGGCACGATCTCCTACGAGATCGTCACGCGGATCGCGCCGCGCATCCCGCGCGTCTACGTCGGCACGGAGGTGCTGGGCGAGCGGGGCACAGCGGTCGGCCGAGGGCGCACGACGCCGATCGGCGACGCGCTCGCGGAGCAGGTCGGATGGTCGTGA
- the tsaB gene encoding tRNA (adenosine(37)-N6)-threonylcarbamoyltransferase complex dimerization subunit type 1 TsaB, producing the protein MAVLAIDTSAAVAVALVSDDGRRLAARSVDERRRHAEQLAPMIAEVLADAGCTRADLTAVVAGTGPAPFTGLRVGLVTARTLALALGVPVLGVASLDAVAVQAVADLGLTPDDEVLVATDARRREVYWARYRVIAHEGPHGVPVVETVAGPDVGKAAAVAAVHGTPPVGGRLAVVGEGAALYPDALTADEDAPTLPDAAVLARVALQRRDAGLELPTEPLYLRRPDVHEPTRAVPATAGGA; encoded by the coding sequence GTGGCCGTGCTTGCGATCGATACCTCCGCCGCCGTGGCCGTCGCGCTCGTGTCCGACGACGGCAGGCGCCTGGCCGCCCGCTCCGTCGACGAGCGCAGGCGGCACGCCGAGCAGCTCGCCCCGATGATCGCCGAGGTGCTCGCCGACGCCGGGTGCACGCGCGCCGACCTCACCGCCGTCGTCGCCGGCACGGGCCCCGCACCGTTCACCGGCCTGCGCGTCGGGCTGGTCACCGCCCGCACCCTCGCCCTCGCGCTCGGCGTGCCCGTGCTGGGTGTCGCGTCGCTCGACGCCGTCGCCGTGCAGGCCGTCGCCGACCTGGGCCTCACCCCCGACGACGAGGTGCTCGTGGCCACCGACGCCCGCCGCCGCGAGGTGTACTGGGCGCGGTACCGGGTCATCGCCCACGAGGGTCCGCACGGCGTCCCCGTCGTCGAGACCGTCGCCGGGCCCGACGTCGGCAAGGCGGCCGCCGTCGCCGCAGTGCACGGCACACCTCCCGTGGGTGGGCGGCTCGCCGTCGTCGGCGAGGGTGCGGCGCTCTACCCGGACGCGCTGACCGCCGACGAGGACGCCCCCACGCTGCCCGACGCCGCCGTGCTCGCACGTGTCGCGCTCCAGCGGCGCGACGCCGGGCTGGAGCTGCCGACCGAACCGCTGTACCTGCGCCGCCCCGACGTGCACGAGCCCACCCGGGCAGTGCCCGCGACCGCCGGAGGTGCGTGA
- the tsaE gene encoding tRNA (adenosine(37)-N6)-threonylcarbamoyltransferase complex ATPase subunit type 1 TsaE has translation MVVTVDLPSADATRALGAALADILRAGDLVILTGDLGAGKTTFTQGLGAALGVRGHVSSPTFIVAREHAAGLRPDGTRGPGLVHVDAYRLGGLDELDALDLDSSLEDSVTVVEWGAGLAEALTEDRLEIELVRPRGGLLDLENPEAGVRHATLRGVGPRWADIDLKTLANPAD, from the coding sequence ATGGTCGTGACGGTCGACCTGCCCTCCGCCGACGCGACGCGGGCGCTCGGGGCAGCGCTCGCAGACATCCTGCGCGCGGGCGACCTGGTGATCCTCACCGGGGACCTCGGCGCCGGGAAGACGACGTTCACCCAGGGCCTCGGCGCGGCGCTCGGCGTGCGCGGGCACGTCTCGTCGCCCACGTTCATCGTCGCGCGCGAGCACGCCGCGGGCCTGCGCCCCGACGGCACGCGCGGCCCGGGCCTGGTGCACGTCGACGCCTACCGGCTGGGCGGCCTCGACGAGCTCGACGCCCTCGACCTGGACTCCTCGCTCGAGGACTCCGTGACCGTCGTCGAATGGGGCGCCGGGCTGGCCGAGGCGCTCACCGAGGACCGGCTCGAGATCGAGCTCGTGCGACCGCGCGGCGGGCTCCTCGACCTGGAGAACCCCGAGGCAGGGGTACGGCACGCGACGCTCCGCGGCGTCGGCCCCCGCTGGGCCGACATCGACCTGAAGACGCTCGCGAACCCCGCCGACTGA
- the rimI gene encoding ribosomal protein S18-alanine N-acetyltransferase, whose product MVDDATLTPAGPATSGAPVRLRALRRDDFDRILELERELFGLGAWTYGMLAEELAGWGRWYIVAEEVVPDVLGRAGAGRARGTTVGQVAAARVVGYAGLWFDGDVTQVMTLGVDPDWQRRGVGRTLMDALIARSRELRASAVLLEVRVDNEPALDLYADLGFERIGLRKRYYQPENMDAYTMRLDLAARTQEDAS is encoded by the coding sequence ATGGTCGACGACGCCACCCTGACCCCGGCCGGTCCCGCGACGTCGGGGGCGCCCGTCCGGCTGCGCGCCCTGCGACGCGACGACTTCGACCGCATCCTCGAGCTCGAGCGCGAGCTCTTCGGCCTCGGCGCCTGGACCTACGGCATGCTCGCCGAGGAGCTCGCCGGGTGGGGGCGCTGGTACATCGTCGCGGAGGAGGTCGTCCCCGACGTCCTCGGGCGGGCGGGGGCGGGCCGCGCCCGCGGCACCACCGTCGGCCAGGTCGCGGCCGCCCGCGTCGTCGGGTACGCGGGCCTGTGGTTCGACGGCGACGTCACCCAGGTCATGACCCTCGGCGTCGACCCGGACTGGCAGCGGCGCGGCGTCGGGCGCACGCTCATGGACGCGCTGATCGCCCGGTCGCGCGAGCTGCGGGCCAGCGCCGTCCTGCTCGAGGTGCGTGTCGACAACGAGCCGGCGCTGGACCTCTACGCCGACCTCGGCTTCGAGCGGATCGGCCTGCGCAAGCGGTACTACCAGCCCGAGAACATGGACGCCTACACGATGCGGCTGGACCTCGCAGCCCGCACCCAGGAGGACGCCTCGTGA